Genomic window (Paenibacillus sp. PK3_47):
TTAACATTGATCCTGACATTGTTGTAGTCTGCCCATTGGGGAAGATGCTCGGCCAGGTAGGTGTGAACATTGGCATCCGGTGATGCGTAACCAACATGAACCCTTAGTCCGCCTGCGAAGTCAGGATAAAGAGAATCCGCCCATTCATTGACTTCCCTAATGGAGTCGAATATTTTCCCCGCTTCCTTGTAATCCTCATTAATCCATTTAATATCCAATAGGGAACCCTCCATCTGCCCTCTATATATCCATAAGCTTTTTGTCTAAAAATATACTCCGTATCGCTCCTTGACCCATTCTGGGAATTATAAACAATCACCTTACTGGATTCAAGTGTGAAGTGCTTCTCCCCCAAAACCGGCAATCATTCTCCATTGCTATGCTATCTTTAATCCGGAAGCCGCCTGCCTTTATTTTCAGGGTTTACCCTGTCAGGGAAAGGGGACTCCCCTATATCTGAACAGGGGGATCGGCGGATACAATGGGTACAGGAAATATTCACATAGACAATCAGGAGAATAAATGATGAAAAGGTGAGTTGAATGATTAAAAAAATGCAGTTGCCGCTGCAAACACTGAACTTGATTACCGGTTTTATGGTGTGGGTGATTATTTCATCCCTGATGCCATTCATATCCGAGGATATCAGCATTCCTCAGGGTAAACTGGCGATGGTGACAGCCATTCCGGTGGTGCTCGGTTCGGTTCTAAGAATTCCGCTGGGCTATTATGCGAACATTTTGGGTGCACGGATCATTTTTATGGCCAGTTTTATCCTGCTCTTGTTCCCGGTTTACTTTATCAGCGAAGCTACTACGGTAACGCATCTGATTATCGGCGGACTGTTTCTGGGCATCGGCGGGGCCGTATTCTCGGTCGGCGTTACTTCGCTGCCAAAGTACTACCCCAAGAACAAGCATGGTCTGGTCAACGGGATTTACGGGATCGGAAATATCGGAACGGCCGTCACTACCTTCTCGGCACCGATTGTGGCTGCACAGCTCGGCTGGTCCGTTGCCGTTAAGCTGTATCTGGTCCTGCTGCTCGTGTTCATTGTGCTTAACTTCTTCTTCGGGGACCGTCAAGAGCCCAAGATGAAAGCTCCAATTATCGAACAGATCAAGGGAGTCGCCAAGAATGAGAAGCTGTGGCTGTTCTCGCTGTTCTATTTCATTACCTTTGGTTCTTTTGTGGCTTTTACGATCTATCTGCCGAACTTCCTGGTCTCTAACTTTGGGCTTGAAAAAGTAGATGCAGGCATGCGCACCGCGGGCTTCATCGCCGTTGCAACCTTTTTCCGCCCGGTAGGCGGCTGGTTAGCGGATAAATTTCAGCCGTTGTTCCTGCTGATCGGCACCTTCAGCATTTACACTGTGGCAGCCATTGTATTGGCATTTATGCCGGACATGGGACTGTATACGGTCGGCTGTCTCGCCATCGCGGTAAGCGCAGGGATTGGTAACGGGGTTATTTTCAAATTGGTACCGCTGTACTTCAACAAGCAGGCAGGGATTGCCAACG
Coding sequences:
- a CDS encoding nitrate/nitrite transporter, which gives rise to MIKKMQLPLQTLNLITGFMVWVIISSLMPFISEDISIPQGKLAMVTAIPVVLGSVLRIPLGYYANILGARIIFMASFILLLFPVYFISEATTVTHLIIGGLFLGIGGAVFSVGVTSLPKYYPKNKHGLVNGIYGIGNIGTAVTTFSAPIVAAQLGWSVAVKLYLVLLLVFIVLNFFFGDRQEPKMKAPIIEQIKGVAKNEKLWLFSLFYFITFGSFVAFTIYLPNFLVSNFGLEKVDAGMRTAGFIAVATFFRPVGGWLADKFQPLFLLIGTFSIYTVAAIVLAFMPDMGLYTVGCLAIAVSAGIGNGVIFKLVPLYFNKQAGIANGIVSMMGGLGGFFPPIMLSVIYTATGQYSIGFMLLSQVALASLVLVVWLYFQDKLVLTSEVFNSTGQGILVTDVTGLIKSVNPAFTKLTGYTEEEVAGKQPSILKSGRQSKEFYSKMWSEIRAKGMWQGEIWNKRKNGEEYLQWLNISAVKDETGEDVRYVGTFSDITNK